In the Deferribacter desulfuricans SSM1 genome, ATCTGAAAAGGTTTTTAAATGTGAAGCTGATAACAGCAAAAAGAAATATTATTGTTTAGAAATGTTCCCTTATCCATCAGGGAAAATCCACATGGGGCATGTTAGAAATTATGCAATTGGTGATGTGATAGCTCGTTATAAGTTGATGCAAGATTATAATGTTTTGCATCCAATGGGGTGGGACGCTTTTGGTTTGCCTGCAGAAAATGCTGCTATAAAAAATAAAGTTCATCCTGCTAAATGGACTTATTCAAATATCGAATATATGAAAAAACAGCTTAAAATGCTTGGTTTGAGCTATGACTGGGATAGAGAAATTGCAACTTGTGATCCTGAATATTACAAATGGGAGCAAAAAATATTTATTGAGATGTTTAATAAAGGGTTGGCTTATAAAAAGACATCGTTGGTAAACTGGTGCCCTGATTGTAATACAGTTTTGGCTAATGAGCAGGTCGAAGATGGTAAATGCTGGAGATGTTCAAATGAAGTGGAGATAAAAGAGATTGAAGGATGGTTTTTCAAAATTACTGATTATGCTGAGGAATTACTTGAATATACCTATAAACTTTCTGGTTGGCCAGAAAGAGTTCTTACAATGCAAAGAAACTGGATTGGCAAATCAGTGGGAGCTGAGATAGATTTTAAAGTTGATGGTATTGATGAAAAAATTACTGTTTTTACAACAAGGCCTGATACCTTGTATGGTGCCACATTTATGTCTATTGCACCAGAGCACCCTATTGCTAAAAAACTGTTGTCTGGTACTGAAGTTGAAAAGGATGGGTTAGCTTTTATAAATGAGATATTGAAAGAGGATAAAATTAGTAGAACAGCAGAAGATAAGGAGAAAAAAGGATTTTTTACGGGTAGATACGCTATAAACCCTGTAAATGGGATGAAAATACCTATTTATATAGCAAATTTTGTATTGATGGATTATGGTACTGGTGCTGTTATGGCTGTTCCTGCTCATGACCAGAGAGATTTTGAGTTTGCTAAAAAGTACGGGTTAGACATTATTGTGGTAATTCAACCTGATGGTGAACAGTTAGATCCTGAGAAGATGACAGAAGCTTATACCGGCCCAGGAAAAATGGTAAATTCAGGAAAATTTGATGGTTTGGATAATGAAAAGGGGAAAGAGGAGGTCATTAAATATTTAGAAGAGCTTGGAGTTGGTAAAAAAACTGTGAATTATAGATTGAAAGATTGGGGGATATCAAGACAGAGATATTGGGGTACGCCAATCCCTATAATTTATTGTGATGATTGTGGAGCTGTACCTGTTCCTTTTGAAGATTTGCCTGTTAAGTTGCCTACCGATGTGGAAATAACTGGTGCAGGCAATCCTTTAGAGCAGTGTGAGGAGTTTGTAAAAGTAAAATGTCCAAAATGTGGCAAAGATGCAAGAAGAGAAACTGATACAATGGATACTTTTGTTGAGTCAAGCTGGTACTTCTTAAGGTATTGTTCACCTCATTGTGACACGAATATTTTTGATAAAGATGAAACAGAATATTGGATGCCAGTTGATCAATACATTGGTGGAATAGAGCATGCTATCCTTCACCTATTATATTCAAGGTTTTACACCAAGGTGTTGCGTGATTTAGGCTATATAAATTTTGATGAGCCTTTTGAAAGACTTTTGACTCAAGGTATGGTTTGTAAGGAATCTTATAGATGTGAAGAACACAACTGGTTATTCCCTGAAGAAGTTATCGATGGAAAATGTAAACATTGTGGTAGAGATGTAATTATCGGTAGAATTGAAAAGATGAGTAAGTCTAAAAAGAATGTGGTGGATCCTGAAGCCTTGATTGATCAGTATGGTGCTGACACAGCAAGACTATTTTCACTTTTTGCAGCGCCACCTGAAAAAGATTTGGAGTGGAGTGAGCAAGGTGTAGAAGGTGCTTTTCGTTTTATAAATAGGGTTTGGAGATTGGTAGTTAATCATATAGATTTGATTAAAGAGTATTATGGTAAAAGTTATAATGTGGATGGAAAGCTTGAAAAAGAGATTTTATACCATACTCATTTGACTGTTAAAAAGGTTACAAATGACATTGAGCGTTTCCAGCTTAACACTGCAGTTGCAGCTATTATGGAATTTACAAACAATTTATATCTAATAGAACCAAAATTAGCATCGGAGTCAGAAAAAGCTCTGTTTGCTGATGCACTTGTAAAGCTAATAAAGATTATTTCACCGTTTATACCTCATGTTGCTGAAGAGTTATGGAATAGGTGTGGGTTTGAAGGGTATGTATCAAAAGCTGACTGGCCAGCTTATGATGATAAATTTACTGTAAAAGATGAAATAACTATTGCTGTGCAAATAAATGGAAAAGTTAGGGCTCAGATTAATGTGCCAAGAGATATTGAAAAGGATGAAGCTATAAGGCTTGCTAAAGAAAACGAAAAGGTTAAGAACTATATTGATGGTAAGCAGTTGATAAAAGAGATCTATGTGCCAAATAAGCTCGTTAGTTTGGTAGTTAAATGAAAAAATATTTTGTATTGTTGCTGGTGATATTTGTCCAGCTGTCCTGCGGATATAGGATAGCTGGACTTGATGATGTTAATGTAAAAGAAAGATTTTTTGTTTCTGATATTTTAAACTTAACATCTGAATCTGAATATACATCTGTTTTAACTTCTGAAATATATGATTTTTTTAGTAAACATAATTTACTAAGCAAGAGCAAAGAAAATTCAGCTCAACTTGTGGTAAGGTTAAAAAAAGTAAATTATGAAAGTAAAATTTTGCAGTCTTATTCAAGGGCCACATCTTCTGATTTAAATATCATTGTTGATATAGAAGTT is a window encoding:
- the leuS gene encoding leucine--tRNA ligase; amino-acid sequence: MKYNPAEIEQKWQSKWESEKVFKCEADNSKKKYYCLEMFPYPSGKIHMGHVRNYAIGDVIARYKLMQDYNVLHPMGWDAFGLPAENAAIKNKVHPAKWTYSNIEYMKKQLKMLGLSYDWDREIATCDPEYYKWEQKIFIEMFNKGLAYKKTSLVNWCPDCNTVLANEQVEDGKCWRCSNEVEIKEIEGWFFKITDYAEELLEYTYKLSGWPERVLTMQRNWIGKSVGAEIDFKVDGIDEKITVFTTRPDTLYGATFMSIAPEHPIAKKLLSGTEVEKDGLAFINEILKEDKISRTAEDKEKKGFFTGRYAINPVNGMKIPIYIANFVLMDYGTGAVMAVPAHDQRDFEFAKKYGLDIIVVIQPDGEQLDPEKMTEAYTGPGKMVNSGKFDGLDNEKGKEEVIKYLEELGVGKKTVNYRLKDWGISRQRYWGTPIPIIYCDDCGAVPVPFEDLPVKLPTDVEITGAGNPLEQCEEFVKVKCPKCGKDARRETDTMDTFVESSWYFLRYCSPHCDTNIFDKDETEYWMPVDQYIGGIEHAILHLLYSRFYTKVLRDLGYINFDEPFERLLTQGMVCKESYRCEEHNWLFPEEVIDGKCKHCGRDVIIGRIEKMSKSKKNVVDPEALIDQYGADTARLFSLFAAPPEKDLEWSEQGVEGAFRFINRVWRLVVNHIDLIKEYYGKSYNVDGKLEKEILYHTHLTVKKVTNDIERFQLNTAVAAIMEFTNNLYLIEPKLASESEKALFADALVKLIKIISPFIPHVAEELWNRCGFEGYVSKADWPAYDDKFTVKDEITIAVQINGKVRAQINVPRDIEKDEAIRLAKENEKVKNYIDGKQLIKEIYVPNKLVSLVVK